Proteins from one Belonocnema kinseyi isolate 2016_QV_RU_SX_M_011 chromosome 8, B_treatae_v1, whole genome shotgun sequence genomic window:
- the LOC117178844 gene encoding uncharacterized protein LOC117178844, with translation MRAAAGMFAETIGYATITTVDNSHFGGQVCVTSSEPRWMLALITPPFTPKYFIYIELWNSNNFKSEALENRNFDLDPNFKSKPIRAEVNYGASPNLKTYRTMEDLKKYEPKNPPAKGRLADLYRTGVGRIFVARMNSQEVYWGNLQ, from the coding sequence ATGCGTGCTGCTGCTGGAATGTTTGCTGAAACAATAGGTTATGCTACTATAACAACGGTGGATAATTCTCATTTCGGAGGTCAAGTCTGTGTAACCTCGTCTGAGCCACGCTGGATGCTAGCACTGATTACTCCTCCTTTTACAccgaagtattttatttatatagaaTTGTGGAATAGCAATAATTTCAAATCAGAGGCTCTCGAAAATAGAAATTTCGACCTCGATCCTAATTTCAAAAGTAAGCCAATAAGAGCTGAGGTAAATTATGGAGCCTCACCCAACTTGAAAACGTATCGTACTATGGAGGATCTCAAAAAATACGAACCCAAAAATCCACCTGCTAAGGGACGATTAGCCGATTTGTACCGCACAGGCGTAGGCCGAATTTTTGTAGCAAGGATGAATTCTCAGGAAGTCTATTGGGGAAATCTACAATAG